The Kitasatospora sp. NBC_00374 genome has a segment encoding these proteins:
- a CDS encoding cytochrome P450, cyclodipeptide synthase-associated has product MGDSRFSVLSADFAAAPYQYFARLREQSPVHYEPAIDSYFLSRHQDVKRVLTDHEAFTTETLQVRAEPVMRGPVLAQMTGAEHTAKRSIVVRGFTGQALQDQIRAIHTNAAELLAPFLPQGRVDLVHDFGRPLAVHVTLDVLGLDRKDWRQVTTWLGGVGEFITSIALAPERRRHCLDCAEQLEAYLVPVIEQRRRHPGADLISTLCTAEFDGIAMSNRDVTALVINVLVAAVEPADKTLALLFKHLIDHPEQLAQLRENPALLPAAIAETLRYTPPVQLIPRQAGKDAVFAGTVVPAGATVFCMIGAANRDPDAFTAPESFDIHRPDLGTARSFTAAAQHLAFGTGLHQCVGAAFARAEIETVAAMLLPLLDQVRYSPGFHYRETGLYTRGPASLCLDFTPVHDG; this is encoded by the coding sequence GTGGGCGACTCGCGCTTCAGTGTCCTGTCCGCGGACTTCGCCGCCGCTCCCTACCAGTACTTCGCCCGGCTCAGAGAGCAGTCGCCGGTGCACTACGAGCCGGCGATAGACAGTTACTTCCTGTCCCGTCATCAGGACGTGAAGCGGGTGCTGACCGACCATGAGGCGTTCACCACGGAGACGTTGCAGGTGCGCGCCGAGCCGGTGATGCGTGGACCGGTCCTCGCCCAGATGACCGGGGCCGAGCACACCGCCAAGCGAAGTATCGTCGTGCGGGGCTTCACCGGGCAGGCCCTGCAGGACCAGATACGCGCCATCCACACGAACGCCGCCGAGCTCCTCGCGCCCTTCCTTCCCCAGGGCCGGGTGGACCTCGTCCACGACTTCGGCAGACCCCTGGCCGTCCACGTGACGCTCGATGTCCTCGGCCTGGACAGGAAGGACTGGCGGCAGGTCACCACCTGGCTCGGCGGGGTCGGCGAGTTCATCACCAGCATCGCTCTCGCTCCCGAGCGCCGCCGGCACTGCCTGGACTGCGCCGAGCAGCTGGAGGCCTACCTCGTCCCCGTCATCGAACAGCGCCGCCGTCACCCCGGCGCGGACCTGATATCGACGCTGTGCACGGCCGAGTTCGACGGCATCGCCATGAGCAACCGCGACGTCACCGCGCTCGTCATCAACGTTCTGGTAGCCGCTGTCGAGCCCGCCGACAAGACCCTCGCGCTGCTCTTCAAGCACCTGATCGACCATCCCGAGCAGCTGGCGCAGCTCCGCGAGAACCCGGCCCTGCTGCCCGCCGCGATCGCCGAGACCCTGCGCTACACCCCGCCCGTCCAACTCATCCCCCGTCAGGCGGGGAAGGACGCGGTGTTCGCCGGCACCGTCGTCCCGGCGGGCGCCACCGTGTTCTGCATGATCGGCGCGGCCAACCGCGACCCGGACGCGTTCACGGCACCGGAGTCCTTCGACATCCACCGCCCGGACCTGGGCACCGCCCGGTCCTTCACCGCGGCCGCCCAGCACCTCGCCTTCGGCACGGGACTCCATCAGTGTGTCGGCGCGGCCTTCGCCCGCGCCGAGATCGAGACCGTCGCCGCGATGCTCCTTCCCCTGCTCGACCAGGTCCGCTACAGCCCCGGCTTCCACTACCGGGAGACCGGCCTCTATACCCGTGGCCCCGCTTCTCTGTGCCTGGACTTCACCCCCGTCCACGACGGCTGA
- the sigJ gene encoding RNA polymerase sigma factor SigJ: MSSPSVPEHDRCEPDLSAIVGERRRLINLAYRLLGSLTEAEDAVQETYTRWYAMSRQQQEAIASPGAWLTTVAGRVCLDVLGSARARRERYVGAWIPEPLPDRAQWTDGRAGGGVGPADPADRITLDESVTMAFLVVLESMTPAERVAFVLHDVFRYPFAEVAGIVGRTPAACRQLASSARRRIRVARTPAAAAAGQATVVRHFKEAWESGDVAALVGLLDPDATMTADGGGLVGAALRPVEGGERIAQYLIHMAGRAPGLTLLERTVNGRPGLVAQHAGTTVSVAAFGLTGGGRIARIWAVRNPEKLRAWTGNGRN, encoded by the coding sequence ATGAGCAGCCCATCCGTGCCGGAGCACGACCGGTGCGAGCCGGACCTGAGCGCGATCGTCGGCGAGCGGCGCCGGCTGATCAATCTCGCCTACCGGCTGCTCGGTTCGCTGACCGAGGCCGAGGACGCCGTGCAGGAGACCTACACCCGCTGGTACGCGATGTCACGGCAGCAGCAGGAGGCCATCGCGTCGCCCGGCGCCTGGCTGACGACGGTGGCCGGCCGCGTCTGCCTGGACGTGCTCGGCTCGGCGCGGGCCCGGCGCGAGCGCTACGTCGGCGCCTGGATACCCGAGCCGCTGCCCGACCGTGCGCAGTGGACCGACGGGCGGGCAGGCGGCGGGGTCGGGCCGGCCGACCCCGCCGACCGGATCACCCTGGACGAGTCGGTGACCATGGCCTTCCTCGTGGTCCTGGAGTCGATGACGCCGGCCGAACGCGTGGCGTTCGTCCTGCACGACGTCTTCCGCTACCCCTTCGCCGAGGTCGCCGGGATCGTCGGCCGGACGCCCGCGGCCTGCCGGCAGCTCGCGTCCTCGGCCCGTCGGCGCATCCGCGTCGCGCGTACCCCGGCGGCTGCGGCAGCCGGGCAGGCCACTGTCGTGCGGCATTTCAAGGAGGCCTGGGAGTCCGGTGACGTCGCAGCCCTCGTCGGCCTCCTCGACCCCGACGCCACGATGACCGCTGACGGCGGTGGCCTGGTCGGGGCCGCCCTGCGCCCGGTCGAGGGCGGCGAGCGCATCGCCCAGTACCTGATCCACATGGCCGGCAGAGCCCCTGGGCTGACGCTCCTGGAGCGGACGGTCAACGGCCGGCCCGGCCTGGTCGCCCAGCATGCCGGCACCACCGTGTCCGTGGCGGCGTTCGGCCTCACCGGAGGCGGCCGCATCGCTCGCATCTGGGCGGTCCGAAACCCGGAGAAACTCCGTGCGTGGACCGGGAACGGACGGAACTGA
- a CDS encoding VOC family protein has protein sequence MTIQRMDNVLIVVEDLDTVISFFVELGMELQGKGPIEGRWVERVIGLDDVRQDIAMLRTPDGHGRIELATFHRPKAISAEPRDAPTNTLGIRRIMFAVDDIEDVVARLRTHGAELVGELAQYEDSYRLCYVRGPEGIIVGLAEQLG, from the coding sequence ATGACGATCCAGCGGATGGACAACGTTCTCATCGTTGTCGAGGACCTCGACACCGTCATTTCGTTCTTCGTCGAACTTGGCATGGAGCTGCAGGGCAAAGGTCCCATCGAGGGACGGTGGGTGGAACGCGTCATCGGGCTCGACGACGTTCGACAGGACATCGCCATGCTGCGGACCCCGGACGGCCACGGCCGAATCGAGCTGGCGACGTTCCACCGGCCGAAGGCGATCAGCGCCGAGCCGAGGGACGCGCCGACGAACACACTGGGCATTCGCCGCATCATGTTCGCCGTCGACGACATCGAGGACGTCGTGGCCCGCCTGCGTACCCACGGCGCCGAACTCGTCGGCGAGCTGGCGCAGTACGAGGACAGCTATCGGCTCTGCTACGTCCGCGGCCCCGAGGGCATCATCGTCGGACTGGCCGAGCAGCTCGGCTGA
- a CDS encoding GNAT family N-acetyltransferase has product MAEREVVVRPLGRPGDLGWVVMAHGEFYDREFGWDTGFETLVARIIADYAEEKEPGPQAAWIAEVDGARAGCVFCVRADERTAKLRLLLVDPAARGLGLGERLVEECLRFARESGYEAITLWTNDVLGSARRIYRKHGFELVAEESHHSFGHDLVGQTWQRRL; this is encoded by the coding sequence ATGGCGGAGCGCGAGGTGGTCGTCCGGCCACTGGGCAGGCCCGGCGATCTGGGCTGGGTGGTGATGGCCCACGGCGAGTTCTACGACCGGGAGTTCGGCTGGGACACCGGCTTCGAGACGCTCGTCGCCCGGATCATCGCGGACTACGCCGAGGAGAAGGAGCCCGGGCCGCAGGCGGCGTGGATCGCGGAGGTCGACGGGGCACGGGCAGGCTGCGTCTTCTGCGTACGCGCGGACGAGAGGACCGCGAAACTGCGGCTGCTGCTCGTCGACCCGGCCGCGCGCGGTCTGGGCCTGGGAGAACGCCTGGTCGAGGAGTGCCTGCGCTTTGCCCGGGAGTCCGGGTACGAGGCGATCACCCTGTGGACCAACGACGTCCTCGGCTCGGCCCGGCGCATCTACCGCAAGCACGGCTTCGAACTCGTCGCCGAGGAATCCCACCACAGCTTCGGCCACGACCTCGTCGGCCAGACCTGGCAGCGCCGGCTGTAA
- a CDS encoding DUF742 domain-containing protein, translating to MTEEFETGEVVRPFIVTGGRTRPVQEDLRIETLVSALPSALAAPIGFERHRIVELCQYPHSVAELAALLPVPLGVARVLVADLAAERYVRVHPQAAGDVTVALLERIRAGLLRL from the coding sequence GTGACGGAGGAGTTCGAGACCGGCGAGGTCGTCCGCCCGTTCATCGTCACCGGCGGGCGCACCCGACCGGTCCAGGAGGACCTGCGGATCGAGACCCTCGTGTCCGCGCTGCCGTCCGCACTGGCCGCCCCGATCGGCTTCGAGCGGCACCGGATCGTGGAACTGTGTCAGTACCCGCACTCGGTGGCCGAGCTGGCGGCGCTCCTGCCCGTGCCGCTCGGGGTGGCGCGGGTGCTGGTGGCCGACCTGGCGGCGGAGCGGTACGTCCGCGTGCACCCGCAGGCGGCGGGCGATGTGACGGTCGCGCTGCTGGAGCGGATCCGTGCCGGGCTGCTGCGGCTGTGA
- a CDS encoding nitrate- and nitrite sensing domain-containing protein, translated as MRKLRSIRHRLTLLLALPLGVLVVLAGLGTAAQASRYTEAGRTSDRVALVVAAEELVHQLQRERGLTAGLLGGDESFRAQLPGRRAAADQARQALDRQLAAGPPGAEAVRKALASLSTLAALRGRADTGSATRVDALGFFTDAITGLTSAAFADQSASGDQRLQDALTTLRALCDATEAAALERGTLNGVLAAGSFKGADYPSFVRITAVKSAALAQVPRTATPARTSSLDAALRTPAAVSVAGMEQQALAGYAAERLPVKAADWWSAASTQVDDLQRVQAEAAQESRARAEELRSAALGSLLVDLGLAVVAVAGAVALGVAATRSITRPIAALVAEANALADRVLPDAVAKVQEGLEAPVGLSSAGAGRTEELVELAAALDQVAGTAVRLAVEQSVLRRNTAASLANLGRRNQALVTRQLGFLTTLERGEHDPGALADLFELDHLATRMRRNAESLLVLVGEVSPRRWARPVGMGDVIRSALGEVEDYRRVVLRQVDETLLDGGSVAEVAHLLAELVENAVAASASDTDVEVFARVSGAGYLIAVQDRGTGMDETELERANARLTGQESFLVGRSGLLGHYVVGRLAARLGARVRLAPSATHGVTATVLLPPHLLTQAQAIVVGT; from the coding sequence GTGCGTAAGCTCCGCAGCATTCGCCACCGGCTGACCCTGCTACTCGCTCTTCCCCTGGGTGTGCTGGTGGTACTGGCCGGGCTCGGTACGGCCGCCCAGGCCTCCCGCTACACCGAGGCGGGCCGGACCAGCGACCGGGTCGCCCTGGTGGTCGCCGCCGAGGAGCTGGTCCACCAGCTCCAGCGCGAGCGCGGCCTGACGGCCGGTCTGCTCGGCGGCGACGAAAGCTTTCGGGCCCAGTTGCCCGGCCGGCGCGCCGCTGCCGACCAAGCCCGCCAGGCACTGGACCGGCAGCTGGCGGCCGGCCCCCCGGGCGCCGAAGCGGTGCGAAAGGCGCTGGCTTCGCTCAGCACGCTGGCCGCGCTGCGCGGCCGGGCCGACACCGGCTCCGCCACCCGCGTGGACGCGCTCGGCTTCTTCACCGATGCGATCACCGGGCTGACCTCGGCCGCCTTCGCCGACCAGAGCGCCTCGGGCGATCAGCGGCTCCAGGACGCGCTGACCACCCTGCGCGCGCTGTGCGATGCCACCGAGGCGGCCGCCCTCGAGCGCGGCACCCTCAACGGCGTGCTGGCCGCCGGCAGCTTCAAGGGGGCCGACTATCCGTCCTTCGTCCGGATCACGGCAGTGAAGAGCGCTGCGCTGGCCCAGGTGCCGCGCACCGCCACCCCGGCCAGGACCAGCTCGCTGGACGCCGCGCTGCGGACCCCGGCGGCGGTCTCGGTGGCCGGGATGGAGCAGCAGGCACTGGCCGGCTACGCGGCCGAGCGGCTGCCGGTGAAGGCCGCCGACTGGTGGTCGGCGGCCTCGACCCAGGTCGACGACCTGCAGCGGGTGCAGGCCGAGGCCGCGCAGGAGAGCCGGGCGCGGGCCGAGGAGCTGCGTTCGGCGGCGCTGGGCTCGCTGCTGGTCGACCTGGGTCTCGCGGTGGTCGCGGTGGCCGGCGCGGTCGCGCTCGGCGTGGCGGCCACGCGGTCGATCACCCGGCCGATCGCGGCGCTGGTCGCCGAGGCCAACGCTCTGGCCGACCGGGTGCTGCCGGACGCGGTGGCCAAGGTGCAGGAGGGGCTGGAGGCACCGGTCGGGCTCAGCTCGGCGGGAGCCGGGCGGACCGAGGAACTGGTCGAGTTGGCCGCGGCGCTGGATCAGGTCGCGGGCACGGCGGTTCGCCTGGCCGTCGAGCAGTCGGTGCTGCGGCGGAACACCGCCGCGTCGCTGGCCAATCTGGGCCGCCGCAACCAGGCCCTGGTCACCCGTCAGCTGGGTTTCCTCACCACGCTGGAGCGCGGCGAGCACGACCCGGGGGCGCTGGCCGACCTCTTCGAGCTGGACCACCTGGCGACCCGGATGCGCCGCAACGCGGAGAGCCTGCTGGTACTGGTCGGCGAGGTGAGCCCGCGCCGCTGGGCCCGACCGGTGGGGATGGGCGATGTGATCCGCTCCGCGCTGGGCGAGGTGGAGGACTACCGGCGCGTGGTGCTCCGCCAGGTTGACGAGACCCTGCTGGACGGGGGCTCGGTGGCCGAGGTCGCGCACCTGCTGGCCGAGCTGGTGGAGAACGCGGTGGCGGCCTCCGCCTCGGACACCGATGTGGAGGTCTTCGCGCGAGTGAGCGGCGCCGGCTACCTGATCGCGGTGCAGGACCGCGGGACGGGCATGGACGAGACCGAGCTGGAGCGCGCCAACGCCCGGCTGACCGGACAGGAGAGCTTCCTGGTCGGCCGCAGCGGGCTGCTCGGTCACTACGTGGTCGGTCGGCTCGCCGCCCGCCTCGGGGCACGGGTGCGGCTGGCGCCCTCGGCGACGCACGGGGTGACGGCCACCGTGCTGCTGCCGCCCCATCTGCTGACGCAGGCTCAGGCGATCGTGGTGGGAACGTGA
- the bla gene encoding class A beta-lactamase produces MVMELRPSRRGVLAGAAATALTLVLPAGGRALAQGMDDEGIAGQLRALERTHSARLGVFAYDTATGRTVSHRADELFPMCSTFKTIAVAAVLRDLDRHGEFLARRIRYAENDVTASGYAPITGLPKNLAGGMTVADLCAAAIDHSDNGAVNLLLRELGGPTAVTRFCRSIGDEVTRLDRWEPELNSAEPGRVTDTSSPRAIGRSYARLALGDALEPRDRERLTGWLLANTTSGNRFRKGLPKGWTVADKTGTGGYGTTHDVGIAWPPGRGPIVMAVLSTKDGAAAAADEPLVADAAALLAAALV; encoded by the coding sequence ATGGTCATGGAATTGCGTCCGAGTCGGCGTGGGGTTCTTGCCGGGGCCGCCGCCACGGCCCTCACCCTTGTTCTCCCCGCCGGGGGAAGGGCCCTCGCGCAGGGCATGGACGACGAGGGGATCGCCGGGCAGCTGCGCGCCCTTGAGCGGACGCATTCCGCGCGTCTGGGGGTTTTCGCATACGACACGGCCACGGGCAGGACGGTGTCCCACCGTGCGGACGAGCTGTTCCCGATGTGCTCGACGTTCAAGACGATCGCCGTGGCTGCGGTCCTGAGGGACCTCGACCGACACGGGGAGTTCCTCGCCAGGCGCATCCGGTACGCGGAGAACGACGTCACGGCCTCGGGCTACGCGCCGATCACGGGCCTGCCCAAGAACCTCGCGGGCGGCATGACCGTCGCGGACCTGTGCGCGGCCGCCATCGACCACAGCGACAACGGGGCGGTCAATCTTCTGCTGCGCGAACTCGGCGGCCCGACGGCGGTCACCCGTTTCTGCCGTTCCATCGGAGACGAGGTGACCCGGCTCGACCGGTGGGAGCCCGAGCTGAACTCGGCAGAGCCGGGACGCGTGACCGATACCTCAAGCCCCCGCGCGATCGGCCGGAGCTACGCCCGCCTCGCCCTGGGAGACGCTCTTGAACCGCGGGACCGCGAGAGGCTGACCGGGTGGCTGCTCGCCAACACGACCAGCGGCAACCGCTTCCGTAAGGGACTCCCCAAGGGCTGGACCGTCGCGGACAAGACCGGTACCGGTGGCTACGGCACCACCCATGACGTGGGTATCGCCTGGCCGCCCGGCCGGGGACCGATCGTGATGGCGGTCCTGTCCACCAAGGACGGCGCCGCCGCGGCCGCGGACGAGCCACTGGTCGCCGACGCCGCCGCGTTGCTGGCAGCAGCGCTGGTCTGA
- a CDS encoding rhomboid-like protein encodes MRHQIGRDQTPAARSSLSLQTLAQLPRRTPATLGWLLLLGAGTAVVKGMLAEETSQRVLEAISTNPDNLARHPLLCLTASPFVAADGTWLDHLLVVGLGLTICLGLLEWRIGTVRALAAAVSGHLGATLLTAVVVVAAVDAGRYPAEVMHALDYGVSYASIAAIAAVTPLLPRRMRRWWVAAAVLYPLTLADWYGLLPDFTTVGHILSAAIGLVAGTAAVTLRRRGRRPAGTDPRGAASP; translated from the coding sequence ATGCGCCATCAAATCGGCCGGGACCAGACGCCGGCCGCCAGGTCGAGCCTGTCCCTGCAGACGCTGGCCCAGCTGCCGCGCCGTACGCCGGCGACCCTCGGCTGGCTCCTTCTGCTGGGGGCGGGCACGGCTGTGGTCAAGGGCATGCTGGCCGAGGAGACCTCGCAGCGGGTACTGGAGGCGATCAGCACCAACCCGGACAACCTCGCCCGGCATCCGCTGCTCTGCCTGACCGCCAGCCCGTTCGTGGCGGCCGACGGCACATGGCTGGACCACCTGCTGGTCGTGGGCCTGGGCCTGACCATCTGCCTCGGCCTGCTGGAGTGGCGGATCGGGACGGTACGGGCGCTGGCGGCGGCCGTGTCGGGACACCTCGGCGCCACCCTGCTCACCGCGGTGGTCGTGGTGGCCGCGGTCGACGCGGGGAGGTACCCCGCCGAGGTCATGCACGCGCTCGACTACGGCGTCAGCTACGCATCGATCGCGGCCATCGCCGCCGTCACCCCGCTGCTGCCGCGCCGCATGCGACGCTGGTGGGTCGCGGCGGCCGTGCTCTATCCGCTGACGCTGGCCGACTGGTACGGCCTGCTGCCGGACTTCACCACCGTCGGCCACATCCTCTCCGCCGCGATCGGACTCGTGGCGGGCACGGCTGCCGTCACCCTTCGGCGGCGCGGACGTCGACCGGCGGGAACGGACCCGCGCGGAGCCGCGTCCCCATAA
- a CDS encoding cellulase family glycosylhydrolase — MTIMSSTARCIALVMLVLGLTTPAAATPAAPELGHAGRWLTDDQGRVVTLHGVNMVYKNPPYFPAAGGFGEKDAQFLAENGFNAVRLGFAWNAVEPQPGVYDDNYIEQIKQTQQLLARYNIYSLVDSHQDAFNESVGASWSGFPDWATFTDGFPVQPNPGFPLVYFTSPAQNQTWTNFWHDHAAPDGVGLQEHYAAMWAHVVQRFADQPYVLGYDLINEPWPGWEYPTCFPNGCPRFESGVLAPFEAKVMTAIRRVDRQHLLFYEPSLTNDFGTPNWMPNPTGDPRAGMSFHDYCSGPVDTCVSNGLDRAAVDGVVGVVTEFGATKDSARLTRLTDRFDDNMASWMFWSQPQNQTPGHPQEPPTGPNLMDPAIVRPYPRAVAGTPQQWHYDSATGTFTIRYSARRADSGQPFARGVRTEVSLPQSNYPDGYRVESQGADVVSAPDARLLQLVTSPGQDTVQVTVTRR, encoded by the coding sequence ATGACCATCATGTCCTCGACAGCGCGATGCATCGCGTTGGTCATGTTGGTGCTGGGGCTGACCACACCGGCCGCGGCGACACCGGCGGCTCCCGAACTGGGGCACGCGGGCCGCTGGCTCACCGACGACCAGGGCCGGGTGGTCACCCTGCACGGCGTGAACATGGTCTACAAGAACCCGCCGTACTTCCCCGCAGCGGGCGGCTTCGGCGAGAAGGACGCCCAGTTCCTGGCGGAGAACGGTTTCAACGCGGTGCGGCTGGGTTTCGCGTGGAACGCGGTCGAGCCGCAGCCCGGAGTTTACGACGACAACTACATCGAGCAGATCAAGCAGACCCAGCAGTTACTGGCCCGGTACAACATTTACAGCCTCGTCGATTCCCATCAGGACGCGTTCAACGAATCGGTGGGCGCGAGCTGGAGCGGGTTCCCCGACTGGGCGACGTTCACCGACGGGTTCCCGGTGCAGCCGAACCCGGGCTTTCCCCTGGTCTACTTCACGAGCCCCGCACAGAACCAGACATGGACGAACTTCTGGCACGACCATGCCGCGCCTGATGGCGTCGGGCTGCAGGAACACTATGCGGCCATGTGGGCGCATGTCGTGCAACGCTTCGCGGACCAGCCGTACGTTCTGGGCTACGACCTGATCAATGAGCCGTGGCCCGGTTGGGAATACCCGACATGCTTCCCGAACGGCTGCCCCCGATTCGAGAGCGGTGTGCTCGCGCCGTTCGAGGCAAAGGTCATGACCGCCATCCGCCGAGTCGACCGGCAACACCTGCTGTTCTACGAGCCGTCCCTGACCAACGACTTCGGTACGCCGAACTGGATGCCGAATCCAACCGGCGATCCGAGAGCCGGGATGAGCTTTCACGACTACTGCTCCGGCCCGGTCGACACCTGTGTGAGCAACGGATTGGATCGCGCCGCCGTCGACGGCGTCGTCGGGGTGGTGACCGAGTTCGGCGCGACCAAGGACTCGGCGAGGCTGACTCGTCTCACCGATCGATTCGACGACAACATGGCGTCCTGGATGTTCTGGTCCCAACCGCAGAATCAGACACCCGGTCATCCCCAGGAGCCGCCCACCGGCCCCAACCTGATGGACCCGGCGATCGTCCGGCCGTATCCACGTGCCGTCGCAGGCACCCCGCAGCAGTGGCACTACGACAGCGCGACCGGGACGTTCACCATCCGATACAGCGCCCGCCGCGCCGATTCCGGTCAGCCTTTCGCCCGTGGAGTCCGCACCGAGGTGTCTCTGCCGCAGAGTAACTACCCCGATGGCTACCGGGTCGAAAGCCAGGGCGCCGACGTCGTGTCGGCGCCCGATGCCCGGCTGCTTCAACTCGTCACCAGCCCCGGGCAGGACACCGTGCAGGTGACCGTGACGCGACGGTGA
- a CDS encoding AraC family transcriptional regulator yields the protein MDILSDTLAALRTGRPSVVRTDAQAPWGVRFQPIAGAGFHVVVEGHCFLLPVGGDPIALGPGDVVFLRRGTDHAICDAVTSELVAFEPDRVDTSSPIGRFTVEGDGARSVLVCGAYHLDIDRPHPLLGDLPEVIHLPASPGRHPALRSAVDQLCAEIHQPQPGSDSVVTTLVDLLLLYILRSWYAELPREQTQGWASALNDPLIAPALKAIHDDPAHPWTVESLGSRAGLSRAAFARRFTTVVGEPPLSYLTTWRMAVAARMLRETVDSLSAVAENAGYTSEFAFAKAFKRHFGAPPGAYRRERRTASASLSVPV from the coding sequence GTGGACATACTCAGCGACACGCTTGCGGCCCTGCGCACCGGGCGTCCGTCTGTTGTCCGTACCGACGCGCAGGCGCCGTGGGGTGTGCGCTTCCAGCCCATCGCGGGAGCCGGATTTCACGTCGTCGTCGAAGGACACTGCTTTCTCCTGCCGGTCGGCGGCGATCCGATAGCCCTGGGCCCCGGCGACGTCGTGTTCCTGCGGCGCGGCACCGATCACGCCATCTGTGACGCGGTCACCAGCGAGCTGGTCGCCTTCGAACCCGACCGCGTCGACACCTCCTCGCCGATCGGGCGTTTCACCGTCGAGGGCGACGGCGCTCGCAGCGTGCTGGTATGCGGGGCCTACCACCTCGACATCGACCGGCCGCATCCGCTGCTCGGCGACCTCCCGGAGGTCATCCACCTCCCGGCCAGCCCCGGTCGCCATCCGGCGCTGCGCTCGGCGGTCGACCAGCTCTGCGCCGAGATCCACCAGCCTCAGCCGGGTTCGGACTCAGTGGTCACGACGCTCGTCGATCTGCTGCTTCTCTATATTCTGCGGTCCTGGTACGCCGAGTTGCCCAGGGAGCAGACGCAGGGCTGGGCCTCGGCACTGAACGACCCGTTGATCGCCCCGGCGCTGAAAGCGATCCACGACGACCCGGCGCATCCGTGGACCGTCGAATCGCTGGGGAGCCGGGCCGGGCTGTCGCGCGCCGCGTTCGCCCGGCGGTTCACCACGGTGGTCGGCGAGCCGCCGCTCAGCTACCTGACGACGTGGCGGATGGCCGTCGCGGCGCGGATGCTGCGCGAGACGGTCGACTCGCTGAGCGCCGTGGCCGAGAACGCCGGCTACACCTCGGAATTCGCGTTCGCGAAGGCGTTCAAGCGGCACTTCGGCGCCCCGCCTGGGGCATATCGGCGGGAGCGGCGGACAGCGTCGGCTTCGCTGTCGGTGCCGGTTTGA
- a CDS encoding SDR family oxidoreductase: protein MNNTADTQRVVVIGGTSGIGFAVAQAAATQGANVVVASSSQGRVDVAVKKLGGPAEGILLNVADEAALAAFFDRIGEFDHLVYTAGESLLLKPLADLTAEESRAFFERRFWGALLAAKYATPKLRPGGSIAFTSGAFAIRPAPGASLGASITAAVEGLTRALALELAPLRVNAVRLGAIRTELWDSTVPEPEAFLRAQGSGLPVQRVGSPEEAAAAYLYLLSNGYATGTVLTLDGGAALA from the coding sequence ATGAACAACACAGCAGACACCCAGCGTGTCGTCGTCATAGGTGGTACCTCCGGCATCGGATTCGCCGTTGCGCAGGCCGCGGCGACTCAGGGCGCGAACGTGGTCGTCGCCTCCAGCAGCCAGGGCCGGGTCGACGTGGCGGTGAAGAAGCTCGGTGGCCCGGCCGAAGGCATCCTGCTGAACGTCGCCGACGAGGCCGCGCTCGCCGCCTTCTTCGACCGGATCGGCGAGTTCGACCACCTCGTCTACACGGCGGGCGAGTCCCTGCTGCTGAAGCCGCTCGCCGACCTCACCGCCGAGGAGTCCCGAGCGTTCTTCGAGCGCCGCTTCTGGGGTGCCCTGCTCGCCGCGAAGTACGCGACGCCGAAGCTCCGTCCCGGCGGCTCGATCGCCTTCACCTCCGGCGCCTTCGCCATCCGGCCCGCCCCCGGAGCCTCGCTCGGCGCAAGCATCACAGCAGCCGTCGAGGGGCTGACGCGAGCCCTAGCCCTGGAACTCGCCCCACTGCGGGTCAACGCGGTCCGCCTCGGCGCGATCCGCACCGAGCTTTGGGACAGCACCGTGCCCGAGCCGGAGGCCTTCCTCCGAGCGCAAGGCAGCGGCCTTCCCGTGCAGCGCGTCGGCAGCCCCGAGGAGGCTGCGGCGGCCTACCTCTACCTCCTGAGCAACGGCTACGCGACCGGCACGGTGCTCACCCTCGACGGCGGAGCCGCACTGGCCTGA